Proteins co-encoded in one Methanothermobacter sp. genomic window:
- a CDS encoding DUF1284 domain-containing protein, translating to MTSNSCPGFQIRAHHLLCIEGFQGYGYNRIFTENLRGIIKILKEDPSIQVTVVNEVDEICRMCPNKDKCEGDENLKAKDERLLKHLNLDVNETRDYHELRSLIKKIDFKTLEEICANCQWVNKCKFYTRKKGLYLVCTNNFCEKDKRVNFILLLVGGEVMKIPEYFNLLVTVCGQKGGIGGEELIGMEELELALQDYESPLNIKDCEFPNVILIDLAMDPKEAVKILENSPTTVISKVVPIELVVRTRKDSILEKALALAKEKTKPGDSFKVICDLRGRRYIKTPQEIIEDLSELLIDRLTLKRDENNPEWIVQIEVVGENTGISILKPDEVLKKA from the coding sequence TTGACGTCAAATAGTTGCCCTGGATTTCAGATCAGGGCACACCACCTTCTATGTATAGAGGGCTTCCAAGGGTATGGATACAATAGAATATTCACAGAAAACCTTAGGGGTATCATAAAAATCCTAAAAGAAGATCCCAGCATCCAAGTTACAGTAGTAAATGAGGTTGATGAAATCTGTAGGATGTGCCCAAATAAAGATAAATGTGAAGGGGATGAGAACCTAAAAGCCAAAGATGAGAGACTACTCAAACACTTAAACCTTGATGTTAACGAAACCAGAGACTACCATGAACTGCGTTCGCTAATCAAAAAGATAGACTTCAAAACCTTAGAAGAAATTTGTGCTAATTGCCAATGGGTTAACAAATGCAAATTTTACACCCGAAAAAAAGGATTATACCTAGTATGCACCAATAATTTTTGTGAAAAAGATAAAAGGGTGAATTTCATCCTTTTACTTGTAGGGGGTGAAGTAATGAAAATTCCAGAATATTTTAACCTTCTTGTAACTGTATGTGGCCAGAAAGGCGGAATTGGGGGTGAGGAGCTTATAGGGATGGAAGAGCTCGAACTTGCACTTCAAGATTATGAATCTCCACTTAACATTAAAGATTGTGAGTTTCCTAATGTAATTTTAATCGATCTTGCAATGGATCCAAAAGAGGCTGTGAAGATTCTTGAAAATTCGCCTACGACAGTAATATCAAAGGTAGTGCCCATTGAACTCGTGGTCAGAACAAGAAAAGATAGCATCCTAGAGAAGGCACTTGCACTTGCAAAGGAAAAAACCAAACCTGGAGATTCATTCAAAGTCATATGCGACCTCAGGGGCAGAAGGTACATAAAAACCCCGCAAGAGATAATCGAGGATCTTTCAGAGCTTTTAATTGATAGACTAACCCTTAAAAGGGATGAGAACAATCCAGAGTGGATAGTGCAAATAGAGGTAGTTGGGGAAAACACTGGCATTAGCATTTTAAAACCTGATGAAGTTCTCAAAAAAGCATAG
- a CDS encoding biotin transporter BioY has protein sequence MNLESYYKKRYMLFKWRSNQSFVNKSIMAFFMACLTGLMAQIVIPLPWTPVPVTAQTFAVLISGILLGRYWGGFSQLIYVILGVAGIPWFAGMKGGYTIILGATGGYLIGFIIAALFLGHFVDKYVSSRNFMPMFGLMLFANFVLIYVPGLLVLGFWVYTTKGYIPSLWDLLVMGLLPFIIGDFIKITGASALTKAITPKEAYGEEVDVK, from the coding sequence GTGAACCTGGAAAGCTATTACAAGAAACGTTACATGTTATTCAAATGGAGAAGCAACCAATCTTTCGTTAACAAATCTATTATGGCATTCTTCATGGCTTGTTTAACTGGCTTAATGGCCCAGATCGTAATCCCACTACCATGGACACCAGTACCTGTAACTGCCCAAACATTCGCAGTTTTAATTTCAGGGATACTCCTAGGGAGATATTGGGGTGGGTTCAGTCAACTAATCTATGTAATACTTGGCGTGGCTGGGATACCATGGTTCGCTGGCATGAAAGGTGGTTATACTATCATCCTAGGAGCCACTGGAGGATACTTAATAGGCTTCATAATAGCAGCACTCTTCCTGGGCCACTTCGTCGATAAATATGTAAGTTCGAGGAATTTCATGCCCATGTTTGGTCTGATGCTTTTTGCAAACTTCGTACTCATTTATGTGCCTGGACTCCTTGTCTTGGGTTTCTGGGTTTACACAACAAAGGGGTACATCCCATCCCTATGGGATCTCCTCGTTATGGGCCTTTTACCATTCATCATAGGAGACTTTATCAAGATAACAGGTGCATCCGCACTTACAAAGGCCATAACCCCCAAGGAAGCCTATGGTGAAGAGGTTGACGTCAAATAG
- a CDS encoding metalloregulator ArsR/SmtB family transcription factor, which produces MKHKRPTDEQVKELKKVLSKIPDDEKLEKEASIIKALADPTRLKILYLLQYGERCVCEIIEAFERPQPTISHHLNILKNAGILKWRKEGVWIHYRLADEKILNLIKKLLTYLK; this is translated from the coding sequence ATGAAACATAAAAGACCAACAGATGAACAAGTTAAGGAACTTAAAAAGGTTCTGTCAAAAATTCCAGATGATGAAAAACTCGAAAAAGAAGCTTCCATTATAAAAGCTCTAGCTGATCCCACAAGACTTAAAATATTATATCTCCTCCAATATGGAGAACGTTGTGTATGTGAAATAATAGAAGCCTTTGAAAGGCCGCAACCAACAATATCTCATCATCTGAACATACTTAAGAATGCTGGGATCCTTAAATGGAGAAAAGAGGGCGTATGGATACATTATAGATTAGCAGATGAGAAAATACTAAACCTCATAAAAAAATTACTAACCTACTTAAAATAG
- a CDS encoding universal stress protein: protein MYKKILLATDGSKCSKIAAEHAIKIAEQNNADLIVLAVTETYSLEKLPVEDLTRKVIQLFKEESEKALQDVNDMIEEKGSPIKFTLKNVEGKAADAILQVAEDEDVDLIVVGFSGKHALERIVLGSVSEKIVRNARVPVLVVRSKK, encoded by the coding sequence TTGTACAAGAAAATATTATTGGCCACAGATGGATCCAAATGTTCCAAGATCGCGGCAGAGCATGCCATTAAAATTGCCGAACAGAATAATGCTGATCTAATTGTCCTAGCAGTAACTGAAACATATTCCCTCGAAAAGCTTCCAGTTGAAGACTTAACACGTAAAGTGATCCAACTTTTCAAGGAAGAATCGGAAAAAGCCCTACAAGACGTCAACGACATGATAGAAGAAAAAGGGTCCCCTATAAAGTTCACTTTGAAGAATGTTGAAGGAAAGGCTGCGGATGCAATCCTTCAAGTAGCCGAAGACGAGGACGTTGACCTTATCGTTGTCGGATTTTCAGGTAAACACGCTCTAGAAAGAATCGTATTGGGGAGCGTGTCAGAAAAGATTGTGAGAAATGCTCGAGTCCCAGTACTTGTTGTCCGATCAAAAAAATAA
- a CDS encoding MTH895/ArsE family thioredoxin-like protein, which produces MKLRIYGVGCANCEMLEKNVKEAINDLGIDAKIEKIEDMDAILESGITALPALAIDGKIKIMGRVASKEEIKNLLS; this is translated from the coding sequence ATGAAACTAAGAATATATGGTGTAGGATGCGCAAATTGTGAAATGCTCGAGAAAAATGTTAAAGAGGCCATAAATGATCTTGGAATAGATGCAAAAATCGAAAAAATAGAGGATATGGATGCAATATTAGAATCTGGTATAACAGCCCTGCCTGCACTTGCAATAGATGGTAAAATAAAGATTATGGGCAGAGTAGCGTCCAAAGAGGAGATAAAGAACCTATTATCATAG
- a CDS encoding permease encodes MVLQELADYITYKLLGLTPTSHLGSAVNFFIYDTIKICILLTILIFTISFIRTYIPPHKVRKTLEKRHEYTGNITAALVGIITPFCSCSAVPLFIGFVEAGVPLGATFSFLISSPMINEVAVILLLGLVGWEITTIYIISGLIIAIISGIIIGKLKLETQLEDYVYETLEKMKKLGNPGVETPNPKLKERYIIAKNETKDILKRVIPYIIIAIAIGGWIHGYVPQDFLIQYAGQKSILAVPIAVLIGVPLYSNAAGTIPLISALIEKGMATGTALALMMSITALSLPEMIILRKVMKPKLLGLFIGILAISIIITGYVFNFIIG; translated from the coding sequence ATGGTATTACAAGAACTCGCTGATTACATAACCTATAAGCTCCTGGGACTTACACCAACATCACACCTTGGCAGTGCAGTAAACTTCTTCATATACGACACCATAAAAATATGCATACTCCTCACAATTTTAATATTCACCATATCATTTATCAGAACTTATATACCCCCACATAAAGTTAGGAAAACCTTGGAAAAAAGACATGAATACACTGGGAATATAACAGCGGCCCTTGTAGGTATAATCACACCATTCTGTTCATGTTCAGCGGTACCATTATTCATAGGATTCGTCGAAGCAGGAGTACCCCTTGGTGCAACATTTTCGTTCCTCATATCCTCACCCATGATAAACGAAGTGGCGGTAATACTCCTACTAGGTTTAGTTGGATGGGAAATAACAACAATATACATAATATCTGGTCTCATCATAGCCATAATAAGTGGAATAATCATAGGAAAATTAAAACTAGAAACTCAACTCGAAGATTACGTTTACGAGACACTTGAGAAGATGAAGAAACTTGGAAATCCAGGAGTTGAAACACCAAATCCTAAATTAAAAGAGAGATACATAATAGCAAAAAATGAAACAAAAGACATTCTAAAAAGAGTAATACCTTATATTATCATAGCTATCGCCATAGGCGGATGGATCCATGGATACGTGCCACAAGACTTCCTAATACAATATGCCGGCCAAAAAAGCATCTTAGCAGTCCCAATAGCTGTCTTGATAGGAGTACCATTATATTCAAATGCCGCAGGCACCATACCTTTAATATCAGCCTTAATAGAGAAAGGTATGGCCACAGGAACAGCACTAGCACTTATGATGTCAATAACAGCACTCTCCCTTCCGGAGATGATAATACTAAGGAAGGTTATGAAACCAAAACTCCTCGGCCTATTTATAGGCATACTCGCAATTTCCATAATAATAACAGGTTATGTATTCAATTTCATCATAGGATGA
- a CDS encoding tyrosine-type recombinase/integrase, translating into MKTTSGPQNILKDFPEMIEDYLIDLEIRNYSPNTIKTYKSILDNFHRFLIEEDSDKNILRSFKKYIRYLKREKNVSQNYIYLVTIVVKKFFEFHKMDHLKDVKTPKRAKSLPKSLNEDEVKRLIEAVDVDNKQRKFTRTRDKVILSLLYSSGLRVSELVSLKVNDIDLKDRTIRIKGKGNKDRIVLFDQKTKKLIEEYLSERTQKSEYLFLNRFGKPLTARYIQITIKNYAKKAGIKKKVTPHILRHSFATHLLKNGVDIRAIQQLLGHANLSTTQIYTSVDMGTLKNLYDKAKLL; encoded by the coding sequence ATGAAAACTACAAGTGGCCCACAAAATATCCTCAAAGACTTCCCTGAAATGATAGAAGATTATCTAATCGACCTAGAAATTAGAAATTATTCCCCAAACACCATAAAAACTTATAAATCCATTTTAGACAATTTCCACAGGTTCTTAATTGAAGAAGATTCAGATAAAAACATTCTAAGATCATTTAAGAAATATATAAGATACTTGAAAAGGGAGAAAAATGTATCTCAAAATTACATATACCTTGTAACTATCGTTGTTAAAAAATTCTTCGAATTCCACAAAATGGACCACCTAAAGGATGTTAAAACCCCAAAAAGGGCGAAATCACTCCCCAAATCATTAAATGAAGATGAAGTGAAAAGATTAATAGAAGCAGTAGATGTTGATAACAAACAGCGAAAATTCACGAGAACAAGAGACAAAGTTATATTATCCCTGCTTTATTCTTCAGGATTAAGAGTTTCAGAACTCGTATCCCTGAAAGTAAATGATATCGACCTAAAAGATAGGACCATACGCATAAAGGGTAAAGGCAACAAAGACCGCATAGTGCTATTCGACCAAAAAACAAAAAAACTAATCGAAGAGTACCTCAGCGAAAGAACCCAAAAAAGCGAATACTTATTCCTAAATCGATTCGGAAAACCGCTAACAGCACGCTATATCCAGATAACAATAAAAAATTATGCAAAAAAAGCAGGGATAAAGAAAAAGGTGACACCACACATCCTAAGACATTCATTCGCAACACATCTACTAAAAAACGGGGTTGACATAAGAGCCATACAACAACTCCTCGGACACGCAAACCTTTCAACAACACAAATATATACGAGTGTAGATATGGGAACACTCAAAAACCTTTATGACAAGGCCAAACTATTATAA
- a CDS encoding ATP-binding protein, whose product MRKETLDDIESTDDIKIPEDPLERVIGHDNIMPMIKIAAKQKRNLLLVGPPGIGKSLLAQAISCHLPKPSEEIIVVHNPEQPERPFVEVRTRKEIEKELLEMEMAEGELIDPQSAPDAVAERLGFKCIHCGEYSSAYTSICPKCGGEKFAHINARRKHLGDLLGMFEMNSNNLKVPQKRVTTTRIINGVEEVVIYERVGGDEIKVLDQRALEKRRQMVEEKPRNVIVPLERKTFIQATGASETELLGDVRHDPYGGHPDLGSQPYERVVPGAIHEAHEGVLFIDEIVHIASLQRYILTAMQDKTFPIIGRNPQSAGSSVRVENVPCDFIFIGACNITDLQYILPPLRSRIQGEGYEILMNTTMPDTPENRAKLAQFVAQEIEIDGKIPPAKVDAIELIIEEARKRARVIDDMEDSLTLRLRDLGGVVRMAGDLAVMEGSEYITSKHVEAAIKKAIPVEEQIIRKYKSYENALQKDLTSSQHIHKFQGHHENIDRSYM is encoded by the coding sequence ATGCGAAAGGAAACCCTAGATGATATTGAAAGTACAGATGATATAAAAATACCAGAAGATCCTCTAGAAAGAGTCATAGGCCACGACAATATAATGCCAATGATTAAAATTGCCGCGAAACAGAAAAGAAACCTATTACTCGTCGGCCCCCCGGGCATAGGTAAATCACTCCTTGCACAAGCAATCTCTTGTCATCTCCCCAAACCATCTGAAGAGATAATAGTCGTACACAACCCAGAACAACCCGAAAGACCATTCGTAGAAGTCAGAACCCGAAAAGAGATAGAAAAAGAACTTTTAGAAATGGAAATGGCCGAGGGGGAGTTAATAGACCCTCAAAGCGCTCCAGATGCCGTGGCTGAGAGGCTAGGATTCAAGTGCATCCACTGTGGAGAATACAGCAGCGCATATACTAGCATATGCCCTAAATGTGGAGGGGAAAAATTCGCCCACATCAACGCCAGACGAAAACACCTTGGGGATCTACTGGGAATGTTCGAGATGAATTCAAACAATCTCAAAGTCCCCCAAAAGAGAGTTACAACAACAAGGATAATAAATGGCGTAGAGGAAGTAGTCATCTACGAAAGAGTAGGCGGAGATGAAATAAAAGTACTCGACCAAAGAGCATTAGAAAAGAGAAGGCAAATGGTAGAAGAAAAGCCAAGAAATGTAATAGTCCCATTAGAGCGGAAAACGTTCATCCAAGCAACAGGAGCCAGCGAAACAGAACTCCTAGGGGATGTTAGACACGACCCTTATGGGGGGCACCCAGACCTTGGATCACAACCCTATGAGAGAGTGGTGCCAGGCGCCATCCACGAAGCACACGAAGGAGTCCTATTCATAGATGAAATAGTCCACATCGCAAGCCTACAAAGATACATACTAACTGCAATGCAAGACAAAACATTCCCAATCATCGGAAGAAACCCCCAAAGTGCCGGGAGCTCCGTTAGAGTTGAAAATGTCCCATGCGATTTCATATTTATAGGAGCATGCAACATCACAGACCTACAATATATATTACCACCCCTCAGATCAAGGATACAAGGTGAGGGCTATGAGATACTCATGAACACGACAATGCCAGATACTCCAGAAAACAGGGCGAAACTAGCACAATTCGTAGCACAAGAAATAGAAATAGATGGTAAAATCCCTCCAGCAAAAGTAGACGCGATCGAACTCATAATAGAAGAGGCGAGGAAACGTGCAAGGGTTATTGACGACATGGAAGATTCATTAACACTCAGACTCAGAGACCTTGGTGGGGTGGTGAGAATGGCAGGCGACCTTGCAGTAATGGAAGGAAGCGAATACATAACAAGCAAACATGTAGAAGCCGCCATAAAAAAGGCCATCCCAGTAGAAGAACAAATAATAAGAAAATACAAAAGCTATGAAAACGCGCTCCAAAAGGATCTCACAAGTTCCCAACACATACACAAATTCCAAGGACACCATGAAAACATAGACCGAAGCTACATGTAA
- the dnaG gene encoding DNA primase DnaG yields MGKEEISTTKYLIHAQINANGIVEKPDVVGAIFGQTEGLLSNDLDLRELQKTGRIGRIKVNITSRGGKSKGEIVIPSSLDRVETAILAASLETINRVGPCEAYIQVTKVEDVRAVKRKKVVERAKEIYASMMEEVAPESIKMIEEVKEAMRVHEITEYGEEKLPAGPNVATSDAILVVEGRSDVLNLLKHGIKNAIAVEGVNIPKTVAELTRKKTATAFVDGDRGGELILKELLQVADIDYVTRAPKGKEVEELGKDEIMVALRNKVPVEQIYHELGMPAKSKKTEDKMVLLKNILNELEGSGNAEILDDALNILKEVRVENLYDELKNVNNHPYAIVFDGVVTQRLVDISYEKGIKYLVAIRSGEVVKKPQNIKIITNN; encoded by the coding sequence ATGGGAAAAGAGGAAATAAGCACAACTAAATATCTTATTCACGCTCAAATTAACGCTAACGGGATTGTTGAAAAACCAGATGTAGTAGGTGCGATATTCGGACAAACAGAAGGATTACTAAGCAACGACCTAGACCTTAGAGAACTGCAAAAAACAGGAAGAATAGGAAGAATTAAAGTCAACATAACATCAAGAGGCGGTAAATCAAAAGGAGAAATAGTAATACCATCAAGCCTAGACAGAGTCGAAACAGCCATACTAGCAGCATCACTAGAAACAATAAACAGAGTAGGACCATGCGAAGCCTACATACAAGTTACAAAGGTCGAAGACGTCAGAGCAGTGAAAAGAAAAAAAGTAGTTGAACGTGCAAAGGAAATATATGCCAGCATGATGGAAGAAGTGGCACCAGAAAGTATCAAGATGATAGAAGAAGTGAAAGAGGCCATGAGAGTCCATGAAATAACAGAATACGGTGAGGAAAAACTGCCAGCAGGCCCCAACGTAGCCACATCAGACGCAATCCTAGTCGTGGAAGGAAGATCAGACGTCCTAAACCTCCTAAAACATGGCATAAAAAATGCAATCGCAGTCGAAGGCGTGAACATACCCAAAACCGTCGCAGAACTCACCCGCAAAAAAACAGCAACAGCCTTCGTAGATGGTGACAGGGGCGGAGAACTCATCCTAAAAGAACTCCTACAAGTAGCAGACATCGACTATGTTACAAGAGCCCCCAAGGGAAAAGAAGTAGAAGAACTTGGAAAAGACGAGATAATGGTCGCCCTCAGAAACAAAGTCCCAGTAGAACAAATCTACCACGAACTAGGCATGCCAGCGAAAAGCAAAAAAACAGAAGACAAAATGGTACTATTAAAAAATATACTCAACGAACTAGAAGGCTCAGGCAACGCGGAAATCCTAGATGATGCCCTCAACATCCTAAAAGAAGTTAGAGTCGAAAACCTTTATGACGAATTAAAAAATGTCAACAACCACCCATATGCAATAGTATTCGATGGCGTGGTAACGCAACGTCTAGTTGACATATCATACGAAAAGGGAATAAAATATCTAGTAGCAATAAGAAGTGGCGAAGTCGTGAAAAAACCCCAAAACATCAAAATAATAACAAATAATTGA
- a CDS encoding DUF211 domain-containing protein, whose translation MAKGLIRIVLDILKPHDPIIPYYAIYLSELKGVEGVNITLMEIDKETENIKVTIQGNDLDFEEITEAIEKYGGSIHSVDEVVAGKIMVEEVTTPQD comes from the coding sequence GTGGCGAAGGGGCTTATTAGGATCGTTTTGGACATACTAAAACCCCATGATCCTATAATCCCATATTACGCGATATACTTAAGCGAGCTTAAAGGTGTTGAGGGTGTTAACATAACCCTCATGGAAATTGACAAGGAGACAGAGAACATTAAAGTAACTATACAAGGGAACGACTTAGATTTTGAGGAGATAACAGAGGCCATTGAAAAGTATGGTGGATCAATACACAGTGTAGATGAGGTAGTGGCCGGTAAAATCATGGTGGAAGAGGTTACAACACCACAGGATTGA
- a CDS encoding RraA family protein, with protein sequence MKIEGKISPKKLLENFTGEKAPLFRFSTPQISDALHEISGYNGAIHSLRPLNNRKIFGPIVTAKTKDYDWGTSVKAIDHASKSEVIFIMAEGDDNAVWGELTSKTAEKKKIAGTIIYGACRDLDAISKLDFPVFSKKVVPNAGKPLALGEVNIELECEGVKVRPGDYVFGDDSGIVIVPQELLDIVMERALRIKDKESDIRRRIEDGVPLSKILGLK encoded by the coding sequence ATGAAGATAGAGGGTAAGATATCACCTAAGAAACTTCTTGAAAATTTTACTGGTGAAAAGGCTCCCCTTTTTAGATTTTCAACACCTCAAATTTCTGATGCTCTTCATGAGATCTCTGGTTATAATGGTGCTATACATTCCTTGAGGCCATTGAATAATAGGAAAATCTTTGGACCTATAGTAACGGCGAAGACAAAAGATTATGATTGGGGGACGTCAGTTAAGGCCATTGACCATGCAAGTAAATCAGAGGTTATATTTATAATGGCTGAGGGAGATGATAATGCAGTGTGGGGTGAATTAACATCTAAAACTGCTGAGAAAAAGAAGATTGCTGGTACGATCATATATGGGGCTTGTAGGGATCTTGATGCTATCAGTAAATTGGATTTTCCTGTTTTTTCAAAGAAGGTTGTCCCAAATGCTGGGAAACCTCTAGCCTTGGGTGAGGTGAATATTGAATTGGAATGTGAAGGTGTGAAGGTCAGGCCTGGTGATTATGTTTTTGGTGATGATTCTGGTATAGTGATAGTCCCCCAAGAACTCCTAGATATTGTGATGGAAAGGGCTTTAAGGATAAAGGATAAGGAATCTGATATAAGAAGGCGAATAGAGGATGGAGTTCCACTTTCAAAGATCCTTGGTTTGAAATAG
- a CDS encoding UPF0104 family protein produces MEEGQSIFDYIREHKKTIILSFLVVAILIFILGLFAGFEGILFALEGTDPYFLVLNFVFEGMILVLWTFRWRLILNLVDESPKFSSLFLMLLASIFGNNITPGAAGGEPLRAYLLFELRGTPFEVGFASSTADRVFEFMPFAIISLLSAILIMTWEVSIWTRFIVSFLIIFTIVVFSVAIYAGARRDVAQRIVLGIMKSVLPFIRNITHRRFEFGNLRDRIIFYVNRFSSGFSMALTDRKVLVIGFLISLIMWFFDLTRIYICFRTIGVEPPIAPLIIIYTVGILISLLPLLPGSLGLREGIIVALFTVTGISADHVMAASVIDRLASYITPTFFGFLAAIYYGRIIIRNHQKNLKEKIYKL; encoded by the coding sequence ATGGAAGAGGGTCAAAGCATTTTTGATTACATAAGAGAGCATAAAAAGACGATTATATTATCATTTTTGGTTGTTGCGATTTTAATATTCATTCTAGGTTTATTTGCCGGTTTTGAGGGGATACTTTTTGCCTTGGAGGGGACTGATCCGTATTTTTTGGTTTTGAATTTTGTGTTTGAGGGCATGATACTTGTTTTGTGGACTTTTCGTTGGCGGTTGATACTTAACCTTGTGGATGAGTCTCCTAAATTTTCTTCTTTATTTCTCATGTTACTTGCAAGCATTTTTGGAAATAATATAACACCAGGGGCTGCTGGGGGTGAACCTTTGAGGGCTTATCTTCTCTTTGAACTTAGAGGAACGCCTTTTGAGGTAGGTTTCGCGTCCTCAACTGCGGATAGAGTGTTTGAATTCATGCCATTTGCTATAATATCTTTACTTTCAGCTATTCTTATCATGACATGGGAAGTTTCTATTTGGACTCGTTTCATAGTGAGTTTCCTTATAATATTTACCATAGTAGTTTTTTCAGTGGCGATTTATGCTGGAGCTAGGCGGGATGTAGCCCAGAGGATAGTTTTGGGTATAATGAAGTCTGTTTTACCCTTCATTAGGAATATAACTCATAGAAGGTTTGAATTTGGAAATTTGAGGGATAGGATAATTTTTTACGTTAACAGGTTTAGTAGTGGATTTTCAATGGCGTTAACTGACAGGAAGGTGTTAGTAATAGGTTTTTTAATTTCCTTGATTATGTGGTTTTTCGATTTAACCCGTATTTATATCTGTTTTCGGACTATTGGTGTGGAGCCTCCAATAGCTCCATTGATTATAATTTACACTGTGGGGATTCTAATATCGCTTTTACCATTACTTCCAGGTTCCCTTGGGTTGAGAGAGGGTATAATCGTCGCCCTTTTTACAGTTACTGGGATATCAGCGGATCATGTGATGGCAGCAAGTGTTATTGATAGGTTGGCCAGTTACATAACCCCAACTTTCTTCGGTTTTCTCGCCGCGATATATTATGGGAGAATTATCATAAGAAATCATCAAAAGAATCTGAAAGAGAAGATATACAAACTTTGA
- a CDS encoding Gar1/Naf1 family protein, translating to MRVLGKISHISNRGNIIARSKSTPPFRAKVFTSEGQLIGKVQDIFGPTKMPYILIKPIRAINSKKFEKRVGETLFIEREWGRKKRKRKK from the coding sequence ATGAGAGTGCTTGGGAAGATTTCACACATTTCTAACCGAGGTAATATCATAGCACGTTCGAAGAGCACACCACCCTTTAGAGCCAAGGTCTTCACATCAGAGGGACAATTAATTGGTAAAGTCCAGGATATCTTCGGCCCGACAAAAATGCCATATATTTTAATAAAACCAATTCGTGCAATAAATTCGAAAAAATTTGAGAAACGAGTTGGAGAAACCTTATTTATAGAGAGAGAATGGGGGCGAAAAAAACGAAAAAGGAAAAAATGA
- a CDS encoding transcription initiation factor IIB: MKREISEIEKETRCPECGSEDLRGDYERAEIVCGKCGLVIDDNLLDMGPEWRAFDHEQRDKRTRVGAPLTYTIHDKGLSTMIDWRNKDIYGRDIPARNRAQWYRLRKWQRKIRISGATERNLAYALSELDRDSSNLGLPRSVREAASMIYRKAVENKLIRGRSIEGVVAASLYAACRRCNVPRTLDEIAEISRVSKKEVGRTYRFLTRELNIKLPPTSPVDYVPRFATELGLSGEVQSKAIEIIEKAMEKGLTSGRGPTGVAAAALYIASVLLGERKTQRDVAEVAGVTEVTIRNRYKELTEQLDMGVTL, encoded by the coding sequence ATGAAAAGGGAGATTTCAGAGATTGAAAAGGAAACAAGATGCCCAGAATGCGGATCCGAGGACCTTAGAGGAGACTATGAAAGAGCCGAGATAGTATGCGGAAAATGTGGACTTGTCATAGATGATAACCTCCTAGATATGGGCCCAGAATGGAGAGCATTCGACCATGAACAACGCGACAAACGCACAAGGGTAGGAGCACCTCTAACCTATACAATACACGATAAGGGCCTATCAACAATGATAGATTGGAGAAACAAGGACATTTATGGTAGAGACATACCAGCAAGGAACAGGGCTCAATGGTACAGGTTAAGAAAATGGCAGAGAAAAATCAGGATTTCTGGCGCTACAGAGAGAAACTTAGCATATGCTCTGAGCGAATTAGATCGTGATTCCTCAAATCTTGGACTCCCAAGGAGCGTGAGGGAAGCTGCATCAATGATATATAGGAAGGCGGTTGAAAACAAACTTATAAGGGGCAGAAGTATCGAAGGAGTTGTTGCAGCATCACTTTATGCCGCATGTAGAAGATGCAACGTTCCAAGGACACTCGACGAGATCGCGGAGATCTCAAGGGTAAGTAAAAAAGAAGTCGGCCGCACTTACAGGTTCCTAACACGTGAATTAAACATTAAATTGCCTCCAACATCACCTGTAGATTATGTGCCAAGATTCGCAACAGAATTAGGATTATCAGGGGAAGTCCAATCAAAGGCCATCGAAATAATCGAAAAGGCCATGGAAAAGGGTCTGACATCTGGTAGAGGCCCAACTGGGGTTGCTGCAGCGGCACTTTACATAGCATCAGTACTCCTTGGTGAAAGGAAAACCCAGAGGGATGTTGCAGAAGTTGCAGGTGTAACAGAGGTAACAATAAGAAACAGGTATAAAGAATTGACAGAACAGTTAGATATGGGTGTAACATTGTAA